From a region of the Chrysemys picta bellii isolate R12L10 chromosome 7, ASM1138683v2, whole genome shotgun sequence genome:
- the LOC135972609 gene encoding protein MROH8-like, which translates to MGHHVAQLALFVGDPDEDISRQAREGVYRLYQLLLRQRDLNIHEVEDLWCWDWHQDSRLLGYKNTARVGEVFAKFFSEGQRRFFLQTAVLAMHDPLLRVSQAGLLLTYSLLGQTEQLMGSKQEVVTANIMNQLHIIQHLRQVPEALQEFCLQGHQQLLLPLNREYSETEWPPLEQESEGPSTRPLDGRAYIAPLPSPVGWPPGRLVDSVATERPPSEQESEGPPTHPLEGGAYIAPSPSP; encoded by the exons atgggtcaccacgtggcccagctggctctgttcgtcggtgacccagacgaggacatcagccggcaggccagggagggggtttaccggctctaccagctgctgctgcgccagaggg acctgaacatccatgaggtcgaagacctttggtgctgggactggcaccaggacagcaggctcctcggctataagaacaccgccagggtcggggag gtttttgccaaatttttctcagaggggcagagaagattcttcctgcagacagcagtgctggccatgcacgaccccctgctgcgtgtcagccaggctgggctgctcctcacttactccctcctggggcaaaccgagcagctgatggggagcaag caggaggtcgTCACGGCCAACATAATGAACCAACTTCACATCATccagcacttgcgccaagtgccggaggcgctgcaggaattctgcctccaaggccaccagcaactcctgctccctctaaACAGAGAGTATAGTGAGACAGAGTGGCCTCCCTtggagcaggagagcgagggcccctctacacgccccttggatggcagagcctatatcgccccactcccctcgcctgttggctggccaccggggcgtctggtagactctgttgcaactgagcggcctccctccgagcaggagagcgagggcccccctacacaccccttggagggcggagcctatatcgccccgtccccctcgccataa